The Apium graveolens cultivar Ventura chromosome 10, ASM990537v1, whole genome shotgun sequence nucleotide sequence GCCAATTACCGTAAATTTGTTGTAGTGAATCTGCTGAATATTAACAATTCATTAAAATCTCAAATTAATACACCCCTAGTGTGAGGGCCTCGAACAAGTCTTTTGGTATTTTAATCTTGTATTCTTGATTTAAGGTAACTTCTAAACGATACTCCCTACAATCACTACAACAAATAAAGCTATTTACAAAGGTTTTTTTACTAAAATCATCGTAATTGAGCCAATTAGTGTATATTTGTTGTAGTGAATCTGCTGAATATTAACAATTCATTAAAATCTCAAATGAATACACCCCTAGTTTTTactataaattttaatattttatacaAAACACTGATTCACAATATTAAAACTTTCCTAGGTACAATCAAATTAATTCTTGAACTAATTGAAACTATTCAATTTTTACACTCCTGGATCTAATTTTCAGTCAGATTTGTGCTTTCATTTGGTAAAGTAAAACAGAACGACAAGTTTGTTTTACACAGAAAGAAAAGGGATCAACCatgtttcttatttattatctttATTAAGATGAATTAAAATCACAAAATTTTGCTACAAAACATAGCATTTTATTAGCAGCAAGTGATCACTGACATTCTTTATTTGGAGGACATATACTCATATATGCATGTCCGAATCTTATTAGACATAATTAAACATCTACGTAAACACAACAAAATTACTGAGATTGAAAATTGATCTGGTACTTGGCTTGCTTGTTGTTCCAGAAGACTCCCCAGTGCCTCTCGAACTCTTCACTGTCTCTCTTGTTCTCATCAAACAAATTGAAAATATAAGTCTCAATACGTTTCTGAGGCCTTTTTGGAGTTCCGTTGTTGAGCACATGGTTAATCAGCTTGTTGTTGTGAGTGGACGCATTTTCAACAGAAGCTGCATCACCACCAGCAGTTGGCCATCCAACTTCAGACACGACCACGTCCAAAGATGATCCACCAGCCTTCTCTAATGCAGAGTGTACACTGTCTACCATGGCGTCAAAAACATTTGTGTAGCCAAGTTGTCCATCTTGTACAATTGCATCTGACCTCTGGAAAGTAGCATATTCAAGTCGTGGATGCTGTCCACCTTTACCAGAAGATTCCAACTCTTGAGGAATATCTGCCTTGTTGTGCACATAGCTAAAATAAGGGTGAAGGTTCACTAGCAAAGGTACATTGTTGTTGTTTACCAAGAATTGGATAATGGGGTCGATAAATTGTCTGACTTCAGGCCTGAATTGACCCTGTGATGGTGGATAAGATTAGCTAAGAATCTCGGACTGATCAATGGCAGTGGTGACTCTCATTTTGTTTTGTAGTCCGCAAGCAGAAATTGCATTCTGAATGTTTTGCATGGCCGGAAGGACAAACTGTGCAAACTGGGAAGTTTGGTCGTGGGCGGGAGTAATTCCATTTCCAACAACAATAAACCTGAAGTTAACGTCTTGATAGTTTTGGACATTAGTCTGGACCCACTGATTAGCGTTATTTTGGGAAGAGGCAACTGACTGAAGTTGGTCGTTGGGGACACCAAGCACAACTTCAATTCCGGTGTTTCTAAGGGACTGCAAAGCATTCTGGTCGGGGCCATAAAGTCTCAATCTTCGTATCCCAGTAGATTGGACAAGAGAGATAGCATCTTGGGATGATGGTTGATTGTCAGCAAATGTTCCATGACAGATACCTACTGGTTGCGCTTGCTGGCCTTGTTGGTTTCCTGGTTGTTGAGGTTGTCCTTGCTGGTTTCCTGGTTGGCCTTGCTGTCCTTGTTGGTTTCCTGGTTGTTGTTGTCCTTGTTGGTTTCCAGGTTGTTGCTGTCCTTGTTGGTTTCCTGGTTGTTGTTGTCCTTGTTGGTTTCCGGGTTGTTGTTGTCCTTGTTGGTTTCCTGGTTGCTGTCCTTGTTGGTTTCCTGGTTGCTGAGACTGCTGGCCTTGTTGATTTCCTGGTTGCTGAGGCTGCTGGCCTTGGACTCCAGGCTGCTGCTGGCCTTGCTGGACTCCAGGCTGCTGGTTACAAGCCTGTTGGCCTGCACCTTGTTGTCCACATGGTTGCTGCTGGTTACAAGCCTGTTGGCCTGCACCTTGTTGTCCACATGGTTGCTGGTTATCTACTTGTTGCTCATTCAGTAGACGCGAACCTGCAGTATTGAATATACATTAATCAATTGTAAATGCTAGTGTACATGAAAATTAGGCTGTAAAATTTTTTGAGTAAGGTGTACTAATAAGTtagtataatatataaataaGCATGTGTGCATAAAAGCAACGATGTTATAAACAGTGATATAATTTACCTGAAGTAATCTGCAGGAAACCTGCGCAGAGCAAGGAAAGCAGAAACAATAAAACAGGGATCCTGGACCTCATTTTGTTTTGAAACCTAAACACTGGAACCAAGAGGATGtttgatatatatattaaagaaatGCTACTTTCTTCTATGGGAAATCTGCATGCAACATTGGCTCCTATTTATAGTGCTGAGGAAAATGTACCTGGCCAGTTTTACGGACGAACCAGCTGCTTGGTAAGCAAAGATGGACAGATGGCTTACATGCAGGGCGTGGGCGTGTAtgataaataattaagtaatacgtGGCTAGCTTAGTTTAGCAGTAATCATTTTCTGTTAGAGAAAGTGATGTTTATGAATCATGATAATCACTTATGCGCCGTACGTACCAAAAGTCTATCTCATGTTACTTGGAGCTTCACTTGGATTTTTCCTAAAATTAGAAAATATGTGGCGAACTGGAAAACTCCCGCCCAGTCTGAGAGAAGCATAGGTTAACAATGTGAAGATAAGCATGCTTTTTCCCTTCTTCCTGAAGATATACatccttttttttttctttatttctAAAAAACAAAAATACAATTGCTATAATCTGCATTGAATTTTTACATGAAGCATGAAAAAAAGAGCATACCTGAATATATAACAAATACAATAACTAACTTACTAGGGCAAGTAGAACGAGCCTCCAAGAAATACTTATATAACAACAATTACAATGATCTATATTGTTACTGATTGATATTTTCGCATCCAATTGTATCAACCATCTATAATCGCTgtgatttttttttcttgtttGATGAGTTGATACGGAGAGATGTAcacttaatttttattacatTTCTTATCGTTGCTTAATAGATCAATCTGTTCTTCGATTCTTTCTTGATTTCTTATAAAATCTGAGTTGCTTGAAGTGTTTTTCACATTATTAATTGATCTGATCACATATTATCATTTGATTTGTGAAGATTTGAAGTCAGTATTTCTATTTTTGTAGTCAATTTCTTAtgaaatttaaaaatgaattctACAAACTAGTTATTCATTAAATTAACCATTAGTAAAAGAAAATGTGTGGTAAGCACCCAATTCATAACCGGAAAAATAAAGACATTTGTGGGTCTACTATAGTCTATAAGATCTCTAACataattgaaattaattataTATCTGGCCATTTGTGGCGAAATTTTTACACCAACACATTTTGTTTCTTGTTTATGTAGAGATCAAACCTGCAAGTGATCGATATACACATGCACACTTAATCTGTATACTAGTTTAGAGACACTCAAACTAGAAAGATAACTTAGTAAACTTAGAATTACGTTCTGATAAATTAGAATAAAGAGAATACAACGTTTAAAAGAAACCTACACCTAGAAACAAGGAATTACTCTCCCTCCATGATCTCCATGACTTCAACTTATTCAAACACCTCCTAAAAATATAGATAAACTCCATGACTAATTCTTTATTGCTGATGTCGACACGCTGTCAACTAAATAAAACAAACCCAGTTTAGATTATCAACTAACAACAGTCTGATGAGTTGATTTGAACAGATATACATATTAATCTCTATATTTCCTACCCATGTTCTATTGATCAATTTGTTCTTGAATTCTTTCTTGAATTCTTATGGACTCTGAGTTGCTTAAAGTTTTATTTAAGTAGACTTATCATTTCAATCTGTAATTTGTATATTTTTTCAGGATTTTCATGAAGAAAATTTATATTACAATCTCAATTTATGCCAATTTCCCGAAGAGGTGAAATACTTAATAGATGGTGAAATTTTGATTTGACAATATGCAATCTGTGTAACTAATCTTTGGACAAATTTGTCAGTTTCATTTTCATGTGAAATAAATATATTCAATTTCGAGTCTCGTCAACTGACAAGAAATTTGCATTTCTCAATTAAGATATGATAATCATAGAAATATCAACGTTATTATATTAGTCTCAAATGGTATCGCTGCCATGTAAGATACGAACGTTTTTAGAAATTTGTATTTGTAATTGTTTCGTTATCCTTAATTATATTATGCCCACAATCATCCTAGTACATGTTTATTTTCAATTTAAAAAAATTAGGTTTGTGACAATATAAATGGGAGTTTAGGCGTTGAATATTATGTTGTATAGATAATAATGGGCAATGAAGATTTATCAGAATTTTACAAATGTGTGCTTGTCTTCATTATAATGTGTCTTAGCCCACTAAGTCTCCTTGGATTGCATGCATAATGTGTGAACAATGATGACAAGAAATTTTGTTGAAAAATATACAAACTTAAATTATGATGGGactttgtt carries:
- the LOC141691894 gene encoding putative glucan endo-1,3-beta-glucosidase BG1, which translates into the protein MVDSVHSALEKAGGSSLDVVVSEVGWPTAGGDAASVENASTHNNKLINHVLNNGTPKRPQKRIETYIFNLFDENKRDSEEFERHWGVFWNNKQAKYQINFQSQ
- the LOC141692981 gene encoding uncharacterized protein LOC141692981, with protein sequence MRSRIPVLLFLLSLLCAGFLQITSGSRLLNEQQVDNQQPCGQQGAGQQACNQQQPCGQQGAGQQACNQQPGVQQGQQQPGVQGQQPQQPGNQQGQQSQQPGNQQGQQPGNQQGQQQPGNQQGQQQPGNQQGQQQPGNQQGQQQPGNQQGQQGQPGNQQGQPQQPGNQQGQQAQPVGICHGTFADNQPSSQDAISLVQSTGIRRLRLYGPDQNALQSLRNTGIEVVLGVPNDQLQSVASSQNNANQWVQTNVQNYQDVNFRFIVVGNGITPAHDQTSQFAQFVLPAMQNIQNAISACGLQNKMRVTTAIDQSEILS